A single genomic interval of Armigeres subalbatus isolate Guangzhou_Male chromosome 1, GZ_Asu_2, whole genome shotgun sequence harbors:
- the LOC134220604 gene encoding ADP-ribosylation factor-like protein 2-binding protein: protein MSGHRQINMDFEENLVKRQNSTEYFDTVIGHIEDIVIGEDFQAMVNHFMDCCYHLFEQGEENKIVYTEVYQKYTSLVETFIVESLNDKMSFFDMDRFALELETKKSQLDGEIFELLSTLTDFLAFKDMVLDYKAYKEGLYDDLSKDFSVTGLQQK from the exons ATGAGTGGCCACCGCCAGATCAACATGGATTTCGAGGAAAATCTAGTCAAGCGACAGAATTCAACAGAATACTTTGACACCGTGATCGGACATATTGAAGACATTGTGATAGGCGAAGACTTCCAG GCAATGGTCAACCACTTCATGGACTGCTGCTATCACCTGTTCGAGCAGGGCGAAGAGAACAAAATTGTCTACACGGAAGTATATCAGAAGTACACCAGTCTGGTGGAGACGTTCATCGTGGAGAGCTTGAATGACAAGATGAGCTTCTTTGACATGGACAGGTTTGCGCTCGAGTTGGAAACCAAAAAGTCCCAACTGGATGGGGAAATCTTCGAGCTGCTATCGACGTTGACGGACTTCCTGGCCTTCAAGGATATGGTGCTGGACTACAAGGCATACAAGGAGGGGCTGTACGACGATCTAAGCAAGGATTTCAGCGTGACTGGTCTGCAGCAGAAATAA